The Rothia sp. SD9660Na DNA segment CTTCGGCCTCTTCGTCACCCTCATGGGCAGCCAGATTTGGGGCATCGTCGGCATCATTATCGTGCTCCTAGCCGGCCTGCTTCTGATGATTCCGATTAAGGACCCGCAGGTCAGCACAGCCAGGTAGGTTACTGCTGCTCTAGGTTCGGTTATCGGGGCGTGGTGTCTCCGCAGGGCTATCTGGCTGACGAATTACCTTCAGCATTTGCCCATCAACCATGGCCCGCAGAACCGTATCGAAATCAAGGCGGGCAATCTCTCCGTAGAGCTCAACCATGGCCTCGTAAATATCGTCTGCACGCCGGGGGGTCTCTAAGAAAGACCAGATATCCCAACCGATGATAGAGATACGTGAGAGCCGCCCTGAGGTCGTCAGTAAGAAGCTATCTCCGATAGCCAATCCCTCGGTACCGGCAGCCCGCTGGTAGAGCTTTTCACCACTGGTACCACCGGTAGCAGGTTCAGGGGCACGCAGGTAGTCAAAATCTGGTGCGAGCTGCGGAATGTCCAGCTGCCCTGTCAGCAGATCACGGAAGAAGGGCAGAGTCTCAGTAATCTCGCTGTAGGTGAGCTTGATAGCTCCGCCCACGCGGTTCAAGAGGCCCGCCAGTTCTGCCAGCCCCTGCGGCATCTGCTGTACCCCCGACGACTGCAAAACAATCGTAAACAGGGCTTCGTCCAGGGGAAGACGTTCCCAGCTCACCGGTGCCTGCCCGGTCTTATCCCGGTCAAGAATCACCAGGTGCGAGAGGGTATAGGTGCTGTCAGGCGCAGCGACTTTGAGCCCCCGCTGGGCTGGGTCATACTGGACCTTAGGTGCGTTCTCCTCTTCGATCACTGAAAGGGGCTTGGGGTAGGGCATGATGCTCAGGTCATCAATAGTGACCACGGCCGTCTCATCACTGAGGTAGGCAAAAGAAGCCCCCAGCACACTGGCAGCGGTGGTTTTACCGGTACCAGAAGCTGCCACCAGGCCCACAGCTTGCCCGCTCTTAGCGTCGCCTAAGACAGCAGCGTGCAAGAGATGTTTGTTCCCCGCATGGGCTTTGAGCAGGTGTATGGTGACGTGCACCGTGAGGCGCTCGGCTGCAAGCCCCTCGTCAGAGCTATCAATAGTGGTAGTTTCAAGGCCCTTGGGGTAGGCAGCTACCACGTCGGCGGCTGACCGCCGGGTCAGTACGACCAGGCGGACGTCTTCCGCATGGGCCTCCGTGAGGGGGTCAATAACCTGCGGGGTTAGGGAGCCCCAGGCACGCAGGGAGTCCTCCCAGAGCCGATCCGACGTATCCTCAAAGACCACCAGCACCGGAACGTCTGCGGGGTGAAGCAACAGGCCGCGCATGGGGCTCCTTTAGCTGGTCGGGGTATCCGTGGGGATAAGAGTTTTATGGAAGTTCAGGTAGCTGCGCGAGGCGGTGGGGCCGCGCTGGCCCTGGTAACGGTTACCATAGGCTCCTGATCCGTAGGGGTGCTCGGTTGCGCTCGTCAGCTGGAAGAAGCAGAGCTGGCCGACCTTAGAGCCGGGCCAGAGCATAATCGGCAGAGTCGCCATATTCGACAGTTCCAGGGTCACGTGGCCCGAGAACCCGGGGTCGATAAAACCGGCGGTGGAGTGGGTAAGCAGGCCCAGACGCCCCAGGGAGGACTTGCCCTCAAGTCGGGCAGCAATATTATCGGGCAGGGTCACCTTCTCGTAGGTTGCACCCAGCACGAATTCGCCAGGGTGCAGAATGAAGGGCTCATCGGGTGCCACCTCTACCAGGCGGGTGAGGTCCTCCTGCTCCTGGGATGGGTCGATGTAGGGGTATTTGTGGTTGTCAAAGAGCCTGAAAAAGCGGTCAATACGCACGTCCACCGAGGCGGGCTGAATCATTGACGGGTCGTAGGGCTCTAGGGCAATTCGCCCGGCATCAATTTCTTTGCGGATATCCTGATCAGAAAATAGCACACTTCAAAAATACCGTACTCCCCTAGTCCCGTGCAGACACCCTACCGCAGATCTTCAAGAAACCAGAAGCAAGACGGCTGGCCCTCCGGCAGTGAAAGGCTGCCGGAGGGCCAGAAAGGGGCACTACAAAGGTGCTCGGTGAGGGTATTAGCTAGAGCGCTTCTTACGCTGGACGGTCAGAGCAAGAGCACCGATGCCGAGCGCTGACTAAAAGTTGAGGGCAAGCTTAACGTTCGGTACGTTACCGGCCGGTAACTACTACCCAGCACTCCTTGTTAGGCCCGTTTTTTCTTTCTCTTGGGCCCGTAGCGTAGTACACCCCCTGCATCGTGCTGAAGAAGCGTACCCTTAAAAAGATAAGTATCTTATTTCACTCGCATGAAAGCAGACTATGACTCCCCTAGTGCTATGCACGCTCACCATTATCGTGACGCTGGCTGTAAGCGGTTACGCTAAGGCCAAAGAGCCCTCCAGCACGGTTACCGCTATCGTCAATCTCAAGCTCGACCAGTGGCTGCCGGTTAAGCCGATTGCTCGTATCCTGCCCTGGGCAGAACTGGCCCTGGCAGCCGTCCTTTTCTTTGCCCCCGGCATTATCCAGATTCTTGCCTCTCTAGCCGCCCTGCTGCTCTTTATTGGTTACTGGGCCGTTATCGCCCGGGCTGTGGTCCAGGGCAATACCGCCAGCTGTAACTGTTTCGGGTCAGCATCAACCGCCCCTGTCTCGGTCTACACCCTGGTACGCAATACTGCCCTGCTGCTGGCTGCCTGCGGTGCCCTTATCGGGGCCCTGACCACCGGCGGCTCGGCCCTGGCCATGCTCCTGGCCCTCGACGCCAACGGTTGGCTCTGGGCGATCGGTGCGGCCCTAGCCTCGCTAACCCTCTGGGCGATTTACCGCTCTGAGCTGGTTCCTGCTACCGAGGATGAGAAGCCCGCACCCACTCTGGAATCCCCAGTTAATGAGGAGGGCGAGTACATCCGCACCCCTGTCCCCTTCGCGCCCCTATACTACCCCCACGAGGACCGCTCCCTACCTGCCGGTTCAGGCGAACAAACCAGCCTGCGTGACCTGGCCCTGCAGCAGGCCCGTGTGCTCTTCTTCGTCTCCCCCGGTTGCGGTCACTGCCACCAGGTCATCGGCAAGATTGACGAATGGCAGCAGCAGCTGCCCATGCTTGGCATTCACCCGGTCGTATCAAACGACTCCGATATCGACCACTTCAATTTCACCGGCGATATCCAGGCCTTTGTTGACCCAGGCTTTAAGACTCAGAGCCTCTTTGGCAGGGGTACTCCTGGGGCTGTCGCCCTGGGCGCGGACGGCCTTCTGGCCGGTGGCCCGGTCTTTGGGGGCGGCAGGGTCATGAGCTTCGTCGAAGACATCATTGCTGAAATTAACGCTGACTACGAGAATCATGTAGCGGCAGGTGCTGATGAGGACGACAGCCAGCTCACCTCAGACCACTAAATCATCGCGGATGAACGCCAGCAGTTCTAGGTTCTCTTCCTAGCAGGTATACAAAAGCCCGGAGGTTCCCTGATTCAGGGGCTCCGGGCCTTAATTTTAAACGGGCCAGCGCCGCGCTACAGAATATTGAAATGCTGCAGGGTCTCTTCGGGGAGAACGGCGGCAACGGCCAGGGCCAGCAGGAAGAGCAGGGAGATAACGCCCACGGTGGTGGACTTCCAGCCCGGGTGCAGCTCGTTGAAGGTCACCAAACCGGGGTGCTGCTTATTCATTTGGGTTACGTTAATGACCTGGTAGACGGTGGTCTGAGGAGCGATAGCGGTGGCGATGGCGCGCAGGGTTTTAGCGTCCCAGATGCGCCCGTCCAGACGGAAGGCGCGCTTGCCCTTGGCATTCACAGCCCAGAGGGCAGGAACGCCCTTGTAGCGCAAAGCTGCCATGCCGGTTAGCTCCTTGCCGGCTGCCTGGCGGGGGGTCAGACGCTCAGCGAAGATGGTCTGGGAGATCTCGCTGAGCTCAGCGGCCTGCCAGCCGAGCAGTCGCCCGCTCAACACATGTGTTTCAGTCTTAACCACAATCTGAGGCCGCAGGGTGGAGTAGATAGCAAAGAGGGCAGCCAGGATGATTAGGCCCAGAAGCACCATGAAGACCGGGGTGGGGCGCTTGGCCACCATGAACCAGATGCAGGCTAAAGCCAGAATACCCGCGGGCACGCCCGCGATGAGGCGGCGGTGGTAGGAGTTGATACGGGGGTGAAAGATCTTCGTGACGGCCCCGTACTTATCGGGTACCTGGTGAGCGTGTTCTGCCATGGCTCTACTCTATCGGCAGTACCGCCCAAACGGGGCTCAAGCGGGTGTGAGCTACATTTAAAGGGTGCATTTTAGATCTTCAGTAGACCGTGTCTTAGCCTGGTGGTTGTTGGGCGTCCTTGCCGCGCTTCTTATCGCTCTTGC contains these protein-coding regions:
- the dcd gene encoding dCTP deaminase, producing the protein MLFSDQDIRKEIDAGRIALEPYDPSMIQPASVDVRIDRFFRLFDNHKYPYIDPSQEQEDLTRLVEVAPDEPFILHPGEFVLGATYEKVTLPDNIAARLEGKSSLGRLGLLTHSTAGFIDPGFSGHVTLELSNMATLPIMLWPGSKVGQLCFFQLTSATEHPYGSGAYGNRYQGQRGPTASRSYLNFHKTLIPTDTPTS
- a CDS encoding MauE/DoxX family redox-associated membrane protein is translated as MTPLVLCTLTIIVTLAVSGYAKAKEPSSTVTAIVNLKLDQWLPVKPIARILPWAELALAAVLFFAPGIIQILASLAALLLFIGYWAVIARAVVQGNTASCNCFGSASTAPVSVYTLVRNTALLLAACGALIGALTTGGSALAMLLALDANGWLWAIGAALASLTLWAIYRSELVPATEDEKPAPTLESPVNEEGEYIRTPVPFAPLYYPHEDRSLPAGSGEQTSLRDLALQQARVLFFVSPGCGHCHQVIGKIDEWQQQLPMLGIHPVVSNDSDIDHFNFTGDIQAFVDPGFKTQSLFGRGTPGAVALGADGLLAGGPVFGGGRVMSFVEDIIAEINADYENHVAAGADEDDSQLTSDH